The genomic DNA GCGGCCTTCTTGGCCGGGGCGGCCTTCTTGGCAGCGCCACGCTTGGCCGGAGCTGCGGTGGCGCCGCGCTTCACGGCGGGGCCGTCAGCCGAAAGACGCTGCTGGCCAGCGACAACGGCCTTGAACTGAGCGCCCGGGCGGAAAGCCGGAACCGACGTCGGCTTCACCTTGACGGTCTCACCGGTGCGCGGGTTGCGCGCGACGCGGGCGGCGCGGCGACGCTGCTCGAAGACGCCGAAGCCGGTGATGGTGACGCTCTCACCCTTGTGCACGGCGCGGACGATGGTGTCCACGATGTGCTCGACGGCCGCGGTGGCCTGACGACGATCGGTGCCCAACTTCTCTGTCAGGGCATCGATGAGTTCTGCTTTGTTCATCCAAAACCTCCGATTTCAGTGGCCCTGGGTGGACCGACTAATGCACACGGTAAACCCAGTACCCGCCGATTTCCAAGAGCCACGCCCGGTTTCGGGCATAGCTATGACGAAAT from Mycolicibacterium phocaicum includes the following:
- a CDS encoding HU family DNA-binding protein, which gives rise to MNKAELIDALTEKLGTDRRQATAAVEHIVDTIVRAVHKGESVTITGFGVFEQRRRAARVARNPRTGETVKVKPTSVPAFRPGAQFKAVVAGQQRLSADGPAVKRGATAAPAKRGAAKKAAPAKKAAPAKKAAATKAPAKKAAPAKKAAPAKKAAAPAKKAAPAKKAAPAKKAAAPAKKAAPAKKAAPAKKAAAPAKKAAPAKKAAPAKKAAPAKKGRR